The genomic stretch CGTATCCCGGAGCAGGACGAACGCCGACTCGAACCGGTGGACGCCACGCGTCGCGGCGACGCCGTACGAGAAGGTCGCGGTCTCGCCGAGTCCGAGCGGCGCGGTCGCGAACCGCGGCGACCCCTCGTCGACCGCGAGCCCCGGTGGGACGCCGTCGACGACCCGGAGGTCGTTGCATATCGACTCGCCGACGTTCTCGACCTCGACGGTGACGGTGACCGTCTCGTCGGGCGCGGGCCGGGACTCGCTCACGCTCCGCTCGATCCGGAGGGTGGCGGGCGGCGGCCGGGCCGACCGCGAGACCGCGGCGAAGGCGATGCCCACGACGCCACAGAGCACCAGCCCCGGGCTCGTGGCGAGGATCCCGACCGCACCCGCTACCAGTGCGAGCGCGCTCACCCCCCGCCACCGCCCGGTCCTGCGGACCGTCTCGTCGACGACCCCCTCCTCGCGACCGGTGGACGTACTCCGGGTCCGGCCGGTGCTCATCGGTCGTGCTCCCGGTCGGCGATCCGCGCGAGCGCGTCGATGGCGTGACGTGCCCGTCGCCGTGGGCTGGGTTCGCCGCTGAACGCCGCCCGGAGGCGCTCTTCGAGGGGGACGTCCGACGCGTGTGCCTCGGCGAAGAACGCTGCGGCGTGGGGGTCGTCGGTCCAGGTCCCCGCGGCGAGGCGCTCGCGGGCCGTCGTCTCGCTCTCGCCGTCGCGGACCAGCACCGCCACCGCGAGTTCGTCGAGGCGGTCGCGAACCGAGCGACGCTCGCCGATGCCGAACCGCCGACCCCGCGAGCCGAGCGCGTCGAGCTGGCGGTCGAGTTCGGCACCCGGCGTCGGGACGGACAGCGGCCGTTCGGGCGTCGGCGGTTCGATCCGTTGCTCGTCGGTGGTCGCGCGTTCGTAGACCGCCGCCGCGCCCGCGAGCCCCGCGACCACCCCGACGAGCGTGAGCAAGCTCGGTGTCACCCCGACCGCGAGCGAGGGCGCGACCACGACCGCCAGCCCCGCGAGAACGCAGCCGACGCCGACCCCGACGCCGAGACGTCGCCAGTTCACGGCTCCTCCGCGTAGGTCTCCTCGATGCGTCTGAGCGCGCTCGTCGCCCGCCGCTCGCGCTCGTCGGTCACTCGCTCGTCCCCGTACCGGACCCGCGTGAACAGGTCGGTGAGTTCGTCGACGTCTCGCCCGTTCATCCCGGCCTCGGTCGCCGCGCGCGCGAACTCGCCCGGCGTGCTCGATTCGGGACGCGTCACGTCGAGGTGGTCGGTCATCTCGCGCCACGCGCGGTAGACCCCGTTTTCGAGCGTCGCGTCGTTCTCGATCCGGTCGGCCGCCCGCCCCGCCGCCCGCCCGACCCCCGCCATCCCCGATGCATCGGTCGACGTCGAGTCGGCTTCGTCCATCTCCCCCTCGTCCTCCGACCGGAGGACGGCCGCGAGACCCACGATCAGCACCGCTCCCACCGCGACCGCCACCAGCGGGAGCTCCGTCGAGACGGGCTGGAGAGCGGTATCGGTCACCCCGCCCGACCCGCCGCCCGGGAACGAGGGCTGGCCCGTGCCCATGCCGCTCCCGTTCCCCCGTCGTCGGCCGTCGCTGCCGAACAGCTGGAGGATCAAATATCCCGCGGCGAGCAGGGCACCGAGCACGACCGCGCCGACCGCGGCCCGCCGGAGGTCGGCGAGGTCGAACTCGTTCCAGAGCAAAACGAGGAGAACGAGCGCCATCACCCCGACCACGACGAGTAGTAGCTGAAAGAACTCGGTCGGGAACTCACTGGTCGTCTCCGGCGACGGCGACCCCCCGAGACTGAAGCCGCTGCCCGAGCCGAGGAAGCCGCCGGAGCCGCCGCCGCTCCCGCCGCCGGCTCCCTGGGTGGCCGTCGGGGTGTCGATGACGGCGGCCCCGACGGCGAGCGCGAGCACCGCGAGGAGGGCGACCAGCACCGAGGCGAGCCTGCTCCGATTCACAGCGAATAGCTGGAGGCGGCGCGTTTGAGCCTTTCCCTCACCTCACACGCCGGTCTATACGGTGTCGGTGTCCTCCGCGTCGTCGAGCGCCGTGAGGTCGCGTTCGTCGTTGTACTCGCCACGACCGCCCGCCTCGCCGGTGAGTTCGCCGTGGAGCGCCTCGCGGACCCCCTCGGGGGTGTCGTACTCGTCGTCGAGCCGGCGGAAGACGTCGCCCATCGACTCGGTCTC from Halococcus hamelinensis 100A6 encodes the following:
- a CDS encoding DUF5789 family protein is translated as MPNDNSDMSDARDRQRNRAEHVENILDEVEADVRDRKYPVGSEDLATEYADQPIDMPNETESMGDVFRRLDDEYDTPEGVREALHGELTGEAGGRGEYNDERDLTALDDAEDTDTV
- a CDS encoding DUF4129 domain-containing protein; its protein translation is MNRSRLASVLVALLAVLALAVGAAVIDTPTATQGAGGGSGGGSGGFLGSGSGFSLGGSPSPETTSEFPTEFFQLLLVVVGVMALVLLVLLWNEFDLADLRRAAVGAVVLGALLAAGYLILQLFGSDGRRRGNGSGMGTGQPSFPGGGSGGVTDTALQPVSTELPLVAVAVGAVLIVGLAAVLRSEDEGEMDEADSTSTDASGMAGVGRAAGRAADRIENDATLENGVYRAWREMTDHLDVTRPESSTPGEFARAATEAGMNGRDVDELTDLFTRVRYGDERVTDERERRATSALRRIEETYAEEP
- a CDS encoding DUF7269 family protein; translated protein: MNWRRLGVGVGVGCVLAGLAVVVAPSLAVGVTPSLLTLVGVVAGLAGAAAVYERATTDEQRIEPPTPERPLSVPTPGAELDRQLDALGSRGRRFGIGERRSVRDRLDELAVAVLVRDGESETTARERLAAGTWTDDPHAAAFFAEAHASDVPLEERLRAAFSGEPSPRRRARHAIDALARIADREHDR